The nucleotide sequence ATGCGCTCCGTGCCGGCCAGGGTGTCGGGCACGTCGCCCTTCTGCTTGGCCCGGAAGTCCAGGTTCAGTGGCCGGCCCAGCGCCCTCTCGAGGATCGCGAGCGCCTCGCGCAGGGTCACGCGGCTGCCGCCGCCGGCGTTGAAGACGTACTCCGGCCCCGCGTAGGCCGCCGCGCGCAGGTTCGCCTCGACGATGTCCCCGATGAAGGTGAAGTCCCGCGTCTGGGCGCCGTCGCCGTAGATGCCCAGCGGCTCGCCCGCGAGTCCCGCGGCGATGAACTTCGAGAAGGCCATGTCGGGCCGCTGGCGCGGTCCGTAGACGGTGAAGTAGCGCAGGGCCACCGCCCGCAGGCCGTAGTTGAGCCGGTACAGATCGATGAGCTGCTCGGCGGCCAGCTTGGTGACACCGTAGGGGCTGAAGGGCCGCGGCAGGCTGGTCTCGCGCATCGGCAGGTCGGTGGCGGCGCCGTAGACCGAACTCGAGCTGGCGTAGACGAGCTTGACGTCCTGCCCGCTCGCCTTGATCGCCTCGAGCAGCCG is from bacterium and encodes:
- a CDS encoding NAD-dependent epimerase/dehydratase family protein produces the protein GRAALASPRYRFVEEDLVHTDLARLLEGCDLVFHQAAQAGVRASWGAEFGVYLHCNLAATQRLLEAIKASGQDVKLVYASSSSVYGAATDLPMRETSLPRPFSPYGVTKLAAEQLIDLYRLNYGLRAVALRYFTVYGPRQRPDMAFSKFIAAGLAGEPLGIYGDGAQTRDFTFIGDIVEANLRAAAYAGPEYVFNAGGGSRVTLREALAILERALGRPLNLDFRAKQKGDVPDTLAGTERIERELGFKPRVSLAEGLAAQVAWTRAEGGEACG